AGTTCTAATTAAATACATTCCAATTGTTGTAATAAGTAAAACAGATCTTGTATCTCCTGCTCCTCTTAACACTCCACTAAAAACCATAGATGCAGCTAAGAAAGGCTGAGCTATAGAAACGATTTTTAAAGCCCTTGAAGCCAAAGGAAAAATATCCTTGTCGTTGGTAAACATAGATATTATAAGATGAGGAACAAAAAAGAAAAATAATCCAAAAATTGACATTACAATCACTGCTAAAAGAGCATTTAATTTAGCCATATTTTCAGCACCATTATAATCTTTGTTTCCAATTCTTTGTCCTACTAGAGCAGTCCCTGCAACGGCAAAACCAAAACCAATATTAAAGGAAAAAGATTCAGCAGTAAGAGCTATTTTATGAGCTGCATATTCTAAATTTCCAAGTTTAATTACCATGGTTTCAAATATAAGCATACCTATTCTAAAAAGAGATTGTTCCGCAGCAGAGGGAAGACCTACTTTTAAAATTCTTCGAGCCATTATTCTTTCATATTTTAAAGCAGAAAATTTAATACTTAACCAATATTTAGATGTGAAAAATGTAAGATACATATAAATAATAGTTACAGTTCCACGGGCTAAAGTTGTTGCAATTCCAGCTCCTAGAATTCCCATATTTAAAGTAAATATAAAAATATAATTTAAAAGAATATTTAAAGTTACACTTAAAATATTTACAACCATAGGAATTTTAGCCTGACTGATGGCTCTATATCCATAGGCAAAAATAATATTTAAACATAACATAGGAAGCCCTAGGGAAACAGCATTGTAATAGCCAATACTATTTATCATATCTTCCTTAGTTCCAATTACAGTTAAAATAGTCTTTCCAAATAAAATAAAAATTATGGTTACAAATAAAGAAAGAGGAATACCTAGGAAAATACTTTGACCCATGGCACTTTTTCCCTCCTCTTGATTTTGAGAACCAAAGGCACGACTCATTATAGCCGTAGTACCTGTTCCTATGGCAAAAAACACAGTCATAATAGTCATCATAGGTGCATTACCTAAACCTACGGAACTAATAGCTGTAGGACCTAGTCTTCCAACCATAACCATGTCAGAAAACCCAAGAAGAGTTTGAACGAAAAGGTCAGCAATAGTAGGAAAAGCAATAATAAAAATAGAGCGGAAATCATCTAAGTGACTCCGGTAAAATTGTTTAATGTTCATAAATTTCTCCCCCTAGAAAAATATATTTTAACAATTATAACCAAAAAATAAAAAAAAGGCCAACTAATTTTAGCTGGCCAAAAAAATATTTTTAAAATGGAAATTCATCTTCGTCAAAACTGTTAGAATCAAAATTATCATTTGATTTTACAGGCTCTGGAGATGATTGTGGTTTTGAGTATGAAGGAGCACTATATGATGATGAATCTGATGAAGATTTGCTTTCAACAAATTCAATATTTTCTACTAAAACATCATAGGAAGTTCTTTTTTCTCCGTTCATTTCAAATCTATTCATTTGAAGTCTACCGTTAACAGCAACTTTCTTACCTTTTCTTAAATATTCACCGATTAATTCAGCAGTTTTTCCAAAGGCAACACAGTTTATGAAGTCTGCCTCTCCTTTTTGAAATGGTCTATCTACAGCTAAGCTAAATCTAGAATAAGCCTTTCCACTTTGTCCAAACTTTAACTCAGGGTCTCTAGTTAGTCTACCGATTAAAACAACTAAGTTCATTAATCTCCCTCCTCTAATTTTTATCTATGTACATTAAATTATACCAAAAAAACTAGAATATAGTAAGTCTAATTTTCAAGATTAATAAAAAAATCATTTACTGGAAGTTTTTTATCTATCATCCCTTGAGAATATAACCAATCTTCATTGGTTTCCCAAACCTCTTTAGTTTGAGTTAAAAATGGAGTTTTACTATTTTCCATCATAGGCATAAGCATTTGTAAACTTTTAGTTTCAACAGTTTTATTTAAAGGGAAACTATTTTTATCTTGATTTTCTAAGATTATATTTATAGATTCTTCAGGATGAGCCTTTGTATACTCAAAAGCTTTTTTAGATGCTCTTAAAAATTTTTGTAACATTTCCTTTTTATTTTTTATAGTTTCATCTGAAGCTATAAAAACACTTCCATAGTATTCAGGAATGCCATATTTTGTAGGTGCAAAGTAATTAATAGGAATATTTTTTTCTTCCATAACGGGAACTTCGTGATTGACAACACATCCAATAGTTCCATCAACTCTATTGGTAATCATAGAAGTTAAAAGATCAAATCCTACATCTACAAGTTCTATGGAATTAGGATCAATATTATTTGCTTTAGCTAGAGCTTTTACAACTTGTTCTGTATATTCATCACCAGAATATCCTATTTTTTTATTGGCTAAATCCTTAGGTCCTGTTATATTTTTATCCTTTAAAGAGATAATAACATTTGTAGAATTTTGTAAAACAGCACCAATAGACTTAACAGGAATATTTTCCTTTGTCCTTTTTAAAATAACATCATGCATATAATAAAAACCGATATCTGCTTTCCCAGCAGCAGTTAAAGCCATGGGGTCTGTGGTATTAGATGGAAGTCTCAAATGAACATTTAATCCCTCCTCCTTATAAAACCCCTTGGCCTGTCCCACATACATAAAACTATGAATTGCATTGGGATACCATTCAAGGATTA
This genomic stretch from Cetobacterium ceti harbors:
- a CDS encoding MATE family efflux transporter; this translates as MNIKQFYRSHLDDFRSIFIIAFPTIADLFVQTLLGFSDMVMVGRLGPTAISSVGLGNAPMMTIMTVFFAIGTGTTAIMSRAFGSQNQEEGKSAMGQSIFLGIPLSLFVTIIFILFGKTILTVIGTKEDMINSIGYYNAVSLGLPMLCLNIIFAYGYRAISQAKIPMVVNILSVTLNILLNYIFIFTLNMGILGAGIATTLARGTVTIIYMYLTFFTSKYWLSIKFSALKYERIMARRILKVGLPSAAEQSLFRIGMLIFETMVIKLGNLEYAAHKIALTAESFSFNIGFGFAVAGTALVGQRIGNKDYNGAENMAKLNALLAVIVMSIFGLFFFFVPHLIISMFTNDKDIFPLASRALKIVSIAQPFLAASMVFSGVLRGAGDTRSVLLITTIGMYLIRTPLTYLFLYVFSFGLIGAWVVMTIDLIYRSLAAYYRFKRGKWRYIEV
- a CDS encoding single-stranded DNA-binding protein; the protein is MNLVVLIGRLTRDPELKFGQSGKAYSRFSLAVDRPFQKGEADFINCVAFGKTAELIGEYLRKGKKVAVNGRLQMNRFEMNGEKRTSYDVLVENIEFVESKSSSDSSSYSAPSYSKPQSSPEPVKSNDNFDSNSFDEDEFPF
- a CDS encoding ABC transporter substrate-binding protein; the encoded protein is MKFFKYITLILILGLFVACGKKENKKNKLEDVNVILEWYPNAIHSFMYVGQAKGFYKEEGLNVHLRLPSNTTDPMALTAAGKADIGFYYMHDVILKRTKENIPVKSIGAVLQNSTNVIISLKDKNITGPKDLANKKIGYSGDEYTEQVVKALAKANNIDPNSIELVDVGFDLLTSMITNRVDGTIGCVVNHEVPVMEEKNIPINYFAPTKYGIPEYYGSVFIASDETIKNKKEMLQKFLRASKKAFEYTKAHPEESINIILENQDKNSFPLNKTVETKSLQMLMPMMENSKTPFLTQTKEVWETNEDWLYSQGMIDKKLPVNDFFINLEN